A part of Isachenkonia alkalipeptolytica genomic DNA contains:
- a CDS encoding M14 family zinc carboxypeptidase: MKKKISLVLVFMMVFAVFASYSLANPQSIPNGPWIQPDQNVSLSSLLQPEDVEQRLLDMERRSKGRMETEIIGYSSGYEWPIYVAKFGEADNDNPKILIDTQIHGNEPLGTEAVMHLMQTLAMSNNKEVRDILDNVTVWFIPMLNADGATIFEIEDYGDAQTRQNIQYWTPEEWGLDADTDAPWYHVSQTWRGTPGYDINRDAHPHLDFDLAVHSDQHSPCNEDENWGGQPGFYVTPEARALRDVFKELEPDLYINHHHRGSNIESEENPELTTLQILGQFVPLDREDTIVDNGETYTYTLTEESLDLSRQVNALVYQKLQKGNSLFGQITKYPRVEDFYGGYGLPGTTLGSFSMNDTAVMLYETRGQSTRDTGQKANGRYIRQSLDGIYETLLGFATGEVYDIDPSFYEDEIPEAGPRITVPDPGQGF, encoded by the coding sequence ATGAAAAAAAAGATTAGTTTGGTTTTAGTTTTTATGATGGTTTTTGCGGTGTTTGCCAGTTACTCTTTGGCAAATCCTCAATCAATCCCTAATGGACCCTGGATACAACCAGATCAAAACGTCAGTCTAAGCAGTTTGCTTCAACCTGAGGATGTGGAGCAACGACTGTTGGATATGGAAAGACGATCGAAAGGCCGAATGGAAACTGAGATAATCGGTTATTCCTCAGGTTACGAATGGCCGATTTATGTGGCTAAGTTTGGGGAAGCCGACAACGATAATCCAAAAATTTTAATCGATACTCAAATCCATGGGAACGAACCCTTGGGTACTGAAGCCGTTATGCATTTAATGCAAACGCTGGCCATGAGTAATAACAAGGAAGTACGAGACATCCTTGATAATGTTACCGTGTGGTTTATTCCCATGTTGAATGCTGATGGCGCAACGATTTTTGAAATTGAAGACTATGGGGATGCACAAACCAGACAAAATATTCAGTATTGGACCCCTGAAGAGTGGGGGCTTGATGCCGATACAGATGCTCCATGGTACCATGTATCACAAACCTGGAGAGGGACTCCCGGTTACGACATTAATCGCGATGCCCATCCTCATCTTGACTTTGATTTAGCGGTCCACAGCGACCAGCATTCACCCTGTAATGAAGATGAAAATTGGGGTGGCCAGCCGGGCTTCTATGTCACGCCTGAAGCAAGAGCCCTACGGGATGTTTTTAAGGAATTAGAACCGGATCTGTATATCAATCATCACCACAGAGGAAGCAATATCGAATCGGAAGAGAATCCTGAATTAACGACCTTGCAGATTCTTGGCCAATTTGTGCCCCTGGATAGGGAAGACACCATTGTTGACAATGGCGAAACCTATACCTACACATTAACAGAAGAATCCCTTGATCTTTCCAGACAAGTAAATGCTTTAGTATACCAAAAACTGCAAAAGGGAAACTCCCTCTTTGGACAAATCACTAAGTATCCTCGTGTGGAAGACTTTTATGGGGGGTATGGCTTACCGGGTACCACTTTAGGCTCTTTCTCAATGAACGATACAGCGGTTATGCTATATGAAACCCGAGGTCAATCCACCAGAGATACCGGTCAGAAAGCTAATGGACGATATATACGCCAATCCTTAGATGGTATTTACGAAACGCTTCTTGGGTTCGCAACAGGAGAAGTATATGATATCGATCCTTCTTTCTATGAGGATGAAATTCCTGAAGCTGGCCCTAG